One Halichondria panicea chromosome 3, odHalPani1.1, whole genome shotgun sequence genomic region harbors:
- the LOC135332934 gene encoding dnaJ homolog subfamily C member 16-like: MTFFCRFKSSTLCMGVCWLMIVALGPLTVCSEDLYRVLGVSRSASESDIKNAYRKQAKLWHPDKNRSPDARDRFTDINEAYEVLSDSEKRRNYDVTGRVGESHPQSHGFPRGQGFKFSEGGFRFVFQSSGPTHRSDGIGTQVFYAEILGNSHHKPYLLNFYTDFCMRCADVEVIWKAMHTDLSSQGVGLGSVHARLHPQIIQHCGVSHVPSIVGVVSGRVHRYYGQLRDKNTIISFLDNILPKHIITLITESNVDSFLSEAIARNRPRLVLFTPRDSPSLLYKLTAFAHQRTADFGFVTTVRGDGVLLQRFGVRIGEKRLAVFKEYHLPTTVMKGPLNKAVLQSAVEGLILSLPRLSSQHMLDTVCPLSGISFCVVLLVSGLAEYNDSLTAAFRRIPAEEPSLVDKFAYIDSTRQTEFLTPLPPITGVACSSGGTARPVLILSRAYNRFSWFDGFCDMDTLLSHLSLLRANSAGMRPLPRLPTLKDEEAPGWLGRMWNRVSEFVLDLNDFLLALESGVYTPMMSLLFAVLVFCMVGLCLGSAEDPDNRLRKNVEKQNTDHTTHNENHPLHTPHRSHQAHLYQMNQHSYETSVEGKHGQAQIALVILIDSHNESEAKQMMRAFLKVTSQYRDHRLTLWYLCYRTHEDWLETMLEQCIGMKYDKIGMRVSDCLSGNVATVVALLGSKKQLCVFPETEPTNNCNGNSNFDDTHLNTHVKTPSVGDTLGSVLDFDDEDSNSNRRAQENGGVTQQNGSTRGDGVCSRAEQIRTNFETWMEKFADGTLKRYKVTTWPSWT, encoded by the exons ATGACATTCTTTTGTCGTTTCAAAAGCTCTACCCTGTGTATGGGAGTGTGTTGGTTGATGATAGTTGCTCTGGGCCCTCTGACAGTGTGCTCTGAGGACCTGTATCGAGTCCTGGGTGTGTCTCGATCTGCCAGTGAGAGTGACATCAAGAATGCTTACAGGAAACAGGCCAAGCTTTG gcaCCCTGATAAAAATCGATCACCAGATGCCCGAGATAGATTCACTGACATCAATGAAGCATATGAG GTATTATCTGATTCTGAGAAGAGACGTAACTATGACGTAACAGGCCGTGTGGGAGAGTCTCATCCCCAGAGCCATGGCTTCCCTCGAGGACAAGGTTTCAAATTCTCAGAGGGGGGATTCAGATTCGTGTTCCAGTCTTCTGGGCCCACCCATCGTAGTGACGGTATAGGTACTCAAGTGTTTTATGCAGAGATCCTGGGCAATAGTCATCATAAGCCATACCTGCTTAATTTTTACACGGACTTCTGCATGCGCTGTGCTGATGTGGAGGTCATATGGAAGGCTATGCACACG GACCTCTCCTCTCAAGGGGTCGGTCTTGGTAGTGTGCACGCTCGACTACACCCCCAGATCATTCAACACTGTGGTGTAAGTCATGTGCCCTCcattgtgggtgtggtctctgGTAGAGTGCATCGCTACTACGGCCAGCTGAGAGACAAGAACACCATCATCAGCTTCCTCGATAACATCTTACCAAAGCATATTATCACTCTG ATCACTGAGAGCAATGTGGACTCGTTCCTCTCAGAGGCCATAGCCAGGAATCGTCCACGCTTGGTACTGTTCACTCCGAGGGACTCTCCCTCCTTGCTCTACAAGCTGACAGCCTTTGCTCATCAGAGAACGGCAGACTTTGGGTTTGTAACTACAGTGAGAGGAGATGGAGTACTGTTGCAAAGGTTTGGGGTGAGGATTGGAGAAAAGAGACTAGCTGTGTTTAAGGAGTATCACCTGCCAACCACTGTCATGAAG GGTCCTCTGAACAAGGCTGTCCTGCAGTCAGCAGTGGAGGGGCTCATTCTCTCCCTCCCTAGGCTCTCCTCACAGCACATGCTTGACACAGTCTGCCCTCTCTCAGGAATCAG TTTCTGTGTTGTCCTGCTTGTCAGTGGGCTGGCTGAATACAATGATTCTCTGACAGCTGCCTTCAGGAGAATACCAGCCGAGGAGCCTTCATTGGTAGATAAGTTTGCCTACATTGATTCCACAAGGCAAACGGAGTTTCTGACACCCCTTCCCCCCATCACTGGTGTGGCCTGCTCCTCAGGGGGGACTGCAAGACCA GTTCTCATATTGAGCCGAGCATACAACCGGTTCAGCTGGTTTGATGGGTTCTGTGATATGGACACACTTCTCTCTCATCTCTCGTTACTGAGGGCCAATAGCGCTGGCATGAGACCACTACCACGCCTACCAACACTCAAGGATGAGGAGGCTCCG GGATGGTTGGGTCGGATGTGGAATAGAGTGTCTGAGTTTGTCCTTGACCTCAACGACTTCCTCCTAGCTCTAGAGAG TGGCGTGTACACTCCAATGATGAGCCTGCTGTTTGCTGTGCTGGTGTTCTGCATGGTGGGACTGTGCCTAGGCTCTGCAGAGGACCCAGACAACAG GCTACGAAAAAATGTTGAAAAACAGAACACTGACCACACTACTCACAATGAaaaccacccactccacactcctcACAGGTCACACCAGGCACATCTGTACCAAATGAACCAACACTCTTACGAAACTTCTGTCGAAGGAAAGCACGGTCAGGCACAAATAGCATTAGTCATTCTTATTGATTCTCACAACGAAAGTGAAGCGAAACAAATGATGCGAGCTTTTCTGAAAGTTACTAGTCAATACAGGGACCACAGACTGACACTATGGTACCTCTGCTACAGAACTCACGAAGATTGGCTCGAGACTATGCTGGAACAATGTATCGGAATGAAGTATGATAAAATTGGAATGCGTGTTTCGGACTGCTTGTCTGGGAATGTGGCTACTGTGGTTGCTTTACTGGGCTCTAAAAAGCAACTGTGCGTATTTCCAGAGACAGAACCCACAAATAATTGTAATGGGAACTCAAACTTCGATGACACCCACTTGAATACTCACGTAAAAACTCCGTCAGTAGGAGATACTCTTGGGAGTGTGCTCGATTTCGATGATGAGGATAGTAACTCAAATAGAAGAGCTCAAGAGAATGGAGGTGTTACGCAGCAAAATGGCAGTACAAGAGGTGATGGTGTGTGCAGTAGAGCTGAGCAAATAAGAACTAATTTTGAAACCTGGATGGAGAAGTTTGCAGACGGCACTCTGAAGCGATACAAAGTGACAACCTGGCCATCATGGACTTAA
- the LOC135332946 gene encoding signal peptidase complex subunit 1-like — protein sequence MKNIPVISTLVDNTPSMDFEGQRLAERLSLVIIVLFAAVGFVWGYVCQQLIQTVAILGAGVLVNVLLVVPPWPMFRKNPLPWQDVISEGKSSSGGSKKKSKSS from the exons ATGAAGAATATACCTGTGATTTCTACTCTAGTGGACAACACACCCTCAATG GATTTTGAGGGACAGAGACTTGCTGAAAGATTATCGCTTGTCATCATCGTTTTATTTGCA GCAGTAGGTTTTGTGTGGGGATACGTTTGCCAGCAGCTGATTCAGACGGTAGCAATCCTAGGAGCCGGAGTACTGGTGAACGTACTG TTGGTGGTCCCACCATGGCCAATGTTCAGGAAGAATCCACTACCCTGGCAGGATGTCATATCAGAGGGGAAGTCCAGCAGTGGTGGGTCTAAGAAGAAATCGAAGAGCTCATAG
- the LOC135332942 gene encoding uncharacterized protein LOC135332942, with translation MKARGPYLLLSVLGALFHHVQEVSGSCLPLPVPSFGQLLYNNVDVTQSQPQMYSLNDTVEYRCAQDYQLVSINSNTALQNQQSVCISNRTWSLLGVTCQFLTATAGPPSDDLNLLVPARDALIIIGAVLGALILLLLLLVLCCCCWTMQLRSRLGTYRHDEALIHSQAEGLVVPNPIIDIKESEDDLSGNPLYLTPTEMNKFNQQRGKLTR, from the exons ATGAAAGCTAGAGGTCCCTACTTGTTACTATCTGTTCTAGGAGCTCTATTTCACCATGTACAAG AGGTGTCTGGGTCATGTCTCCCCTTGCCAGTGCCCAGTTTTGGACAGTTGCTCTACAACAATGTTGATGTTACTCAATCCCAGCCTCAGATGTATAGTCTTAACGACACAGTAGAGTACAGGTGTGCCCAAGATTATCAGCTTGTCTCCATCAACTCCAACACTGCCCTCCAGAACCAGCAGTCTGTTTGTATCTCCAATAGAACATGGTCCCTGCTGGGAGTCACCTGTCAGT TTTTGACGGCGACTGCTGGTCCTCCATCAGATGATCTAAATCTACTTGTGCCTGCCAGAGATGCACTGATAATCATAGGAGCTGTGCTGGGGGCCCTTATTCTCCTCTTGTTACTTCTAGTTCTGTGCTGTTGCTGCTGGACCATGCAGCTGAG ATCACGACTGGGGACGTATAGACATGATGAGGCACTCATTCATTCCCAAGCAGAAGGACTTGTTGTGCCCAATCCTATAATTGATATCAAGGAATCTGAAGACG ATTTATCTGGCAATCCTCTCTACCTCACGCCAACCGAAATGAATAAGTTCAACCAACAACGTGGAAAACTCACCAGATAA
- the LOC135332930 gene encoding ras-specific guanine nucleotide-releasing factor 2-like, whose protein sequence is MTSQLPLRSRMSEQLRALWLTKDREHPFVKGYLKTKIKRTYLNGHTDGISDAGANVVERCFTLLGHCLFHCLQKDSVDFTGALLTDVFSPVIARVDDKKLESFHADETLQANSLYLEGVLMGDVDILLCPSTAEEKRTWLDLIQQAGLEVPARRQSNKSLAGRDGRKKVVIIDADVNDSLYTRQESVVSPDQHRAWKHQWKLAARRVLSLPEASQMRMKHEILERLVVNEERYVSDLSTLVEVYFRPIKTAIASGHVNIPWTRIDTIFLNCESLFTFHKIFLSQMRSSIVLPHPNFGQLLLRFISHLSLYADFVKSQDHSSKVLEECLVNPSLTDYLENYHSSHDCEAQHLKMLLQQPTGRLVIYEAFLEDVLKQTSESHCDYAPLGTALQELGDIKASLSSLSGIHERQENMLSILGSVGPRGLILLEPDCSLVLESDTFLPASSKWTTGTIKQRKVHCYLYTNALVVVAGDRKAKNQLLPLCGATVYENVSRTGDVTYAKNPEVEARALKLYSPDGPRNGVVIIFFTQSTKSVWLAKICEIISHCTPGDSSPSPSPSPSPSQTARRVHTPALLTSSTQVTSPTHNTPPQLSPALRRASVAIAPVNDQHSSPSHHPFTYPETTSQRTTKPHPLLSSSVSLSSLEKRERETCFASSTSVDQLRLSHSNSSAQSHSCVTRSTSMFLVPAELPPARPKVVRDYYSIPTLFSLLTCNPPSPRYPATFLLTYRMFTNAHEVLDALIDEHRTGLDGRTQLRKAFSVSSESLRFFNTLRIWVNKYYVDFHHDVSLKQMLMVYLNSIKDHEYLHSKEGELVKGILRTVNTRGHIPLIRKSKLKIQVPKALRRVPDSLLSIPTEQLAKQLTWMEHEIYGRIKPYEFLQQKWTKKNKLELAPNICYVISRFNEVTLWLTKEVLSPVTPRKRCAIVQHLIEVTKHCLELGNFVTVFQITSALSSSSIQRLKKTWDHLPHNVRDTFEELRALTSVDGGSKVYRLRQKSSPSPSIPYIGPYLNLLVSIEVGMSTFVKNPPEHVNFLKLTKLASVIEEVTRFQNPKYSIPADGSVLVYLDNQLESSREFDEEQGYTRSVEVEPKQDPGSRSRKKSLSNLLSGD, encoded by the exons ATGACAAGCCAACTGCCTCTGAGATCAAGAATGTCTGAGCAGCTAAGAGCTCTGTGGCTGACTAAAGACAGAGAGCATCCCTTTGTAAAGGGCTATCTCAAGACCAAGATCAAGAGAACCTATCTAAATGGTCACACTGATGGCATCAGtgatgctggggccaatgtaGTGGAGAGATGCTTCACACTTTTGGGACACTGCCTCTTCCACTGTTTGCAAAAGGACTCCGTGGATTTTACTGGAGCTCTGCTGACTGATGTCTTCAGTCCAGTCATTGCGAGAGTGGACGACAAAAAGTTGGAGAGCTTCCATGCTGATGAAACTCTGCAG GCAAACAGCTTGTACCTTGAAGGAGTACTGATGGGTGATGTGGATATCTTGTTGTGCCCATCCACTGCTGAGGAAAAGAGGACCTGGCTAGATTTAATACAGCAAGCAGG gctagaAGTACCTGCAAGAAGGCAATCG AACAAGAGCTTGGCTGGTAGAGATGGTCGCAAAAAGGTGGTCATCATTGATGCAGATGTCAATGACTCTCTCTACACTCGACAA GAGTCCGTAGTGTCACCAGACCAACACCGCGCCTGGAAGCATCAGTGGAAGCTGGCTGCAAGGCGAGTGCTTTCTCTACCCGAAGCTTCTCAGATGAGGATGAAGCACGAG ATTCTTGAGCGTCTGGTGGTTAATGAGGAGAGGTATGTAAGTGATCTGAGCACCCTCGTCGAGGTCTACTTTCGACCAATCAAAACAGCCATCGCCTCGGGTCATGTCAACATTCCCTGGACCAGAATAGATACCATATTCTTGAACTG tgAGTCCTTGTTTACCTTCCACAAGATATTCCTTTCGCAAATGAGAAGTTCTATTGTTCTCCCACACCCTAACTTTGGTCAGCTGCTCCTTCGCTTCATTTCTCACTTGAGCCTCTATGCGGACTTTGTCAAGAGCCAGGATCACAGTAGCAAG GTGCTGGAGGAGTGCTTGGTTAACCCTTCACTGACTGATTATCTGGAGAACTATCACTCGTCTCATGATTGTGAAGCACAGCATCTCAAGATGCTATTGCAGCAACCAACCGGAAGA CTAGTGATCTATGAAGCATTTCTAGAAGATGTGCTCAAGCAGACGAGTGAGAGTCACTGTGACTATGCCCCCCTCGGCACAGCACTACAGGAGCTGGGAGACATTAAGGCT AGTTTGAGCAGTCTGTCTGGTATCCATGAGCGACAGGAGAATATGCTGAGCATTCTGGGCAGTGTGGGGCCACGGGGACTCATCCTGCTTGAGCCAGACTGCTCTCTGGTGCTGGAAA GTGACACATTCTTGCCAGCCTCCAGTAAGTGGACCACCGGTACTATCAAACAGAGGAAGGTCCATTGCTACCTCTACACAAATGCCTTGGTGGTTGTTGCGGGAGACAGAAAG GCCAAGAACCAGCTGCTCCCCTTGTGTGGAGCTACTGTGTACGAGAATGTGTCTAGGACAGGAGATGTCACTTATGCTAAAAACCCAg AGGTAGAAGCGCGCGCTCTGAAGCTCTACTCGCCCGATGGCCCCAGGAATGGAGTGGTGATCATCTTCTTCACACAGAGTACAAAGTCTGTGTGGCTGGCCAAGATCTGTGAGATCATATCCCACTGCACCCCAGGGGATAGCTCACCCTCACCCTCGCCATCGCCATCACCATCACAAACTGCAAGGAGGGTTCACACACCCGCACTCCTCACGTCAAGCACACAAGTCACTTCTCCTACACATAACACACCACCTCAG TTGAGTCCAGCCCTTCGTCGTGCTTCAGTAGCTATAGCACCCGTAAATGACCAGCACTCGTCCCCCTCCCACCATCCTTTCACCTATCCTGAAACCACATCTCAACGCACTaccaagccccaccccctcctgaGTAGCAGTGTCTCCTTGAGCTCACTGG AgaagagggagagggagacaTGTTTCGCAAGCAGTACTAGTGTGGACCAGCTCAGACTGTCTCACTCTAACTCCTCGGCTCAAAGTCACAGCTGCGTCACACGATCCACGTCTATGTTCTTAGTGCCAGCAGAGTTACCGCCAGCACG TCCGAAGGTAGTTCGGGATTACTACTCTATCCCCACACTGTTCTCTCTGCTGACATGTAACCCGCCAAGTCCCCGCTACCCTGCCACCTTCTTACTCACCTACCGCATGTTCACGAATGCTCATGAGGTGCTGGACGCACTTATCGACGAGCACAGGACGGGGCTAGATGGAAGAACTCAACTCAGAAAG GCTTTTTCAGTCTCGTCTGAGTCACTGCGATTCTTCAACACTCTCAGGATCTGGGTCAACAAGTACTATGTG GACTTCCATCATGATGTGTCACTGAAGCAGATGCTGATGGTGTACCTGAACAGCATCAAAGACCACGAATACCTCCACTCAAAAGAGGGGGAACTTGTGAAGGGTATTCTAAG GACTGTCAATACAAGGGGCCACATTCCACTGATCAGGAAGAGCAAACTCAAG ATTCAAGTGCCAAAGGCTTTGCGCAGAGTACCCGACTCCCTACTGAGCATACCAACAGAGCAGCTGGCCAAGCAGCTGACTTGGATGGAGCATGAGATCTACGGAAGAATAAAACCATA TGAATTCCTCCAGCAGAAGTGGACCAAAAAGAACAAATTAGAACTGGCTCCTAATATCTGTTACGTCATCTCAAGATTCAATGAA GTGACTCTATGGCTGACAAAGGAAGTTCTCTCTCCGGTAACTCCTCGTAAGAGGTGTGCGATCGTTCAGCACTTGATAGAGGTGACCAAACACTGTCTGGAGTTAGGCAACTTCgtgactgtgttccagatcacCAGTGCCCTCAGCTCCTCCTCTATACAGAGACTCAAGAAGACCTGGGACCACTTGCCACACAAT GTACGTGACACGTTCGAGGAGCTGAGAGCACTCACCAGTGTGGATGGAGGGTCAAAGGTCTACCGTCTCAGGCAGAAAAG CTCCCCTTCTCCGAGTATCCCCTACATTGGTCCCTATTTGAACCTCCTGGTCTCTATTGAAGTCGGTATGTCAACCTTTGTCAAGAACCCACCAGAGCATGTCAACTTTCTGAAACTCACCAAG CTGGCTTCGGTGATAGAGGAAGTAACGCGATTCCAAAACCCGAAGTATAGCATACCAGCCGATGGATCG GTATTGGTGTATTTGGACAATCAGCTCGAGTCTAGCAGAGAGTTTGATGAGGAACAGGGCTACACCCGCTCTGTGGAGGTGGAGCCAAAACAAGACCCAGGGTCTCGATCGAGAAAGAAGTCACTCTCAAACCTACTGTCTGGAGATTGA